From Acropora muricata isolate sample 2 unplaced genomic scaffold, ASM3666990v1 scaffold_713, whole genome shotgun sequence, the proteins below share one genomic window:
- the LOC136906668 gene encoding uncharacterized protein, with translation MVRETKKSKSTSFAKKFVKDGVMNESSRKISVMSWRCGEFGIQQVKQSARVVVFAEVTTTSSPKKRKPPHPRETSKELAKRPKKKGNKELKTKTELETAKDSKLNCNKPSASSREISEKIQVETVTNESLSKLEEMNEKLKEELQETSNALDAKTQKMKALENELNETKEQLRILTTRCQDYANKSFSFNQLKQSDKLINFYTGFPTVGVFNALFDYCDPGKDGENIRYWHSSATSQDITVLDESSPKVGRPRVLHPREELFITLCRLRQGFPEDHLAYLYGISQATVSRIVITWVNVLYLRFKDIPLWPSREMIDKYMPEQFKEKYPSTRVVIDCTEIKCQMPTSLLLNSELFSTYKNHTTLKALVGITPGGAFSFISQLYTGHISDREIVRRSGFLDQQFDNDDSVMADKGFTIEDLLPPGIKLNIPPFLGSQGQMSPEDVVKTQTVASLRVHVERAINKVKNFHIWDNVLPLNLFGIVNQMWTVCCILCNLQKPIISV, from the exons atggttcgagagaccaaaaaaagcaaaagtacttcttttgccaaaaagtttgtcaaagatggtgtgatgaacgagagtTCACGaaaaatcagtgtcatgtcatggcgatgtggAGAGTTCGGGATACAGCAAGTCAaacaatccgctcgagttgttgttttcgctgaagtgacgacaaccag CTCGCCCAAGAAACGAAAGCCGCCCCATCCGCGTGAAACCAGCAAAGAGTTGGCAAAACGCccgaaaaagaaaggtaacaaaGAACTAAAAACGAAAACAGAACTCGAAACAGCAAAAGACAGCAAGCTTAACTGCAATAAACCATCAGCCTCCTCGCGAGAAATCAGTGAAAAAATTCAAGTAGAAACTGTCACAAACGAAAGTCTTTCCAAACTCGAAGAAATGAACGAAAAGCTTAAAGAGGAATTGCAAGAGACTAGCAATGCTTTGGACgcaaaaacacagaaaatgaaagcattgGAAAACGAGCTGAATGAAACCAAGGAACAGCTGCGTATCTTAACAACACGCTGCCAAGATTACGCAAACAAATCGTTTTCGTTTAACCAGTTGAAGCAGAGTGATAAGTTGATAAATTTTTATACAGGCTTTCCGACTGTAGGAGTTTTCAACGCTTTGTTCGATTATTGTGATCCCGGAAAGGATGGTGAAAACATTAGGTATTGGCACTCTAGCGCTACAAGTCAAGATATTACAGTTCTCGATGAATCTTCTCCGAAAGTTGGTAGACCTCGAGTACTTCATCCCCGCgaagaattatttattactctTTGTAGACTTAGGCAGGGCTTCCCAGAGGACCACCTAGCCTATTTGTATGGTATATCACAAGCAACAGTAAGCAGGATTGTTATTACTTGGGTGAACGTTTTGTATTTGAGGTTCAAGGATATACCATTGTGGCCATCGAGGGAAATGATTGATAAGTACATGCCAGAGCAATTCAAGGAGAAATATCCTTCTACAAGAGTAGTCATTGACTGTACTGAAATCAAATGTCAGATGCCTACCAGCCTTCTTTTAAACAGTGAACTTTTTAGCACTTATAAAAATCATACCACCTTGAAAGCTCTGGTGGGTATCACACCTGGTGGGGCTTTTTCCTTTATTAGCCAGCTATATACTGGTCACATCTCAGACAGAGAAATAGTAAGGCGTAGTGGTTTTTTGGATCAACaatttgacaatgatgatagTGTCATGGCTGATAAAGGCTTCACAATAGAAGACCTGCTTCCCCCTGGAATCAAATTAAACATTCCACCTTTTCTTGGATCTCAGGGACAAATGAGCCCTGAAGATGTTGTCAAAACACAGACAGTTGCATCACTGAGAGTACATGTGGAAAGGGCcataaacaaagtgaaaaactttcACATTTGGGATAATGTTCTGCCCCTAAACCTGTTTGGTATTGTAAACCAAATGTGGACAGTATGTTGCATTCTCTGTAATTTGCAAAAGCCTATTATCAGTGTGTAA
- the LOC136906684 gene encoding uncharacterized protein, whose product MANVSYGPHLLTEDDIPGSSLSGRNPASLKNPELRFWLKCRGDSCKGLTTKAQLVKRVEEYIRRNLHQCIVDPDENMIYTRRKLHFLGSSNSVGESSNAGIRSSSDTAASSNTLTTAQIPKFPADGWGISLEKSPHFTRVEMDKHVARSGKNMGAGVHLSLPTGLAKAKTYLQDDYLHDIQTNYDQRYFFYRAKCFHSFKRNENPHNLDLALCIVSGDVMYANCGPSCAAGKSGFCNHILALMLKVCKYTLYNCVNVTELKDEVDQNSSTVCTSALQTWHKPRVEGISPYPVMEIAVLKTRLQDHKSCGIVCQLYEARKVNRKSKLQEFVSSVQSIDSNLGLIQTCDVSKIGEGELVETRFGESPAGSFGSYQLTFQESNFKVTCNIPVNSARQLGTPFNTSANYPSLPLDDFNDDFVLNLPNDMGDMEKKIVDGLSVNVLKANQIEEETRAQHTCETWVQERKYRLTASKFGRIARRQRNHEKLCEDMLNVKPVKTKSTEHGIKYEPIALREYEKRMHKIGHPVKVEKSGFFVSPKIFFLGCSPDGKVVDSVSQDQLGLAEVKCPSSKFNVTPEEACSDPSFCLELVNGSPRLKRNHEYYDQIQGQMALTGAKWCDFVVYTSRGLNIERIPFDKERWSYVLAILHRTYFRYFLPAAAKKKYGSPAQ is encoded by the exons atggcaaatgtaTCATATGGTCCACATTTGTTGACTGAGGATGATATACCAGGTAGCTCTCTTTCCGGAAGAAATCCGGCAAGCCTTAAAAACCCCGAGCTTAGATTCTGGCTCAAATGCCGAGGCGACTCGTGTAAGGGCTTGACAACGAAGGCACAACTTGTGAAAAG AGTGGAGGAATACATTAGGAGAAATCTACACCAATGCATTGTTGACCCGGACGAAAACATGATATACACAAGGCGAAAACTGCATTTTCTTGGATCTTCGAATTCAGTAGGGGAGTCAAGCAATGCTGGTATTCGATCATCTTCAGATACTGCTGCTAGCTCAAACACATTAACGACGGCACAGATACCAAAGTTTCCTGCTGATGGCTGGGgaatttcacttgaaaagtctCCTCATTTTACTAGGGTTGAAATGGATAAACATGTCGCCAGGTCGGGCAAAAATATGGGCGCTGGAGTGCATCTTTCTCTCCCAACTGGGTTAGCCAAAGCTAAGACGTACCTACAAGATGACTACTTACATGATATTCAAACTAATTACGATCAGCGCTACTTTTTTTACCGCGCCAAATGCTTCCACAGTtttaaaagaaacgaaaaccCTCACAATTTAGATCTTGCTTTATGTATTGTTTCTGGTGATGTGATGTATGCAAATTGCGGCCCTTCTTGTGCAGCCGGGAAGTCTGGTTTTTGCAATCATATACTGGCATTAATGCTAAAAGTTTGTAAATATACCCTTTATAATTGCGTGAATGTCACAGAACTTAAGGATGAAGTTGATCAAAACTCTTCCACAGTGTGCACCTCAGCCTTACAGACATGGCATAAACCAAGGGTAGAAGGTATTTCACCATATCCTGTCATGGAGATTGCTGTCCTTAAGACAAGGCTACAGGACCACAAAAGTTGTGGTATTGTCTGTCAACTGTATGAAGCTAGGAAAGTTAACAGAAAGTCCAAGCTACAAGAATTTGTTTCATCTGTTCAGAGTATAGATTCAAACTTAGGCTTAATCCAGACTTGTGATGTGAGCAAAATTGGTGAGGGTGAGCTTGTTGAAACAAGATTTGGAGAAAGCCCAGCTGGATCATTTGGGTCCTATCAACTCACCTTCCAAGAATCCAACTTTAAGGTTACGTGTAACATACCAGTAAATTCAGCCCGACAACTTGGCACACCCTTCAACACCTCAGCAAATTATCCATCCCTCCCCCTTGATGACTTCAATGatgactttgttttgaatttgcccAATGATATGGGTGatatggagaaaaaaattgtagATGGTCTGAGTGTTAatgtattaaaagcaaatcaaataGAGGAGGAGACAAGGGCTCAACATACTTGCGAGACATGGGTCCAAGAGCGAAAATATAGACTTACTGCATCAAAGTTTGGAAGAATAGCAAGAAGACAGAGGAATCATGAAAAGCTCTGTGAGGATATGCTAAATGTAAAACCAGTTAAAACAAAGAGTACTGAACATGGTATAAAGTATGAACCTATTGCTTTGAGAGAGTATGAGAAACGCATGCACAAGATTGGTCATCCTGTGAAGGTTGAAAAGTCAGGTTTTTTTGTGtcaccaaaaatttttttcctagGATGTTCACCAGATGGCAAAGTTGTTGACTCTGTCTCTCAAGATCAGCTTGGCCTTGCTGAGGTTAAGTGTCCAAGTTCAAAGTTTAATGTAACACCAGAGGAGGCTTGCAGTGATCCTAGCTTTTGCCTAGAACTTGTGAATGGTTCACCAAGATTGAAAAGGAATCATGAGTATTATGATCAAATCCAAGGTCAAATGGCTCTAACTGGAGCCAAGTGGTGTGATTTTGTTGTTTACACTTCCAGAGGACTCAATATTGAACGCATTCCATTTGATAAAGAACGCTGGAGCTATGTTCTTGCTATATTACATAGAACCTATTTTCGTTACTTTTTACCTGCAGCAGCCAAAAAAAAGTATGGCTCACCAGCACAATAA